From uncultured Roseateles sp., the proteins below share one genomic window:
- a CDS encoding DUF58 domain-containing protein, translating into MASPQPPSLPTQLPRWALRRRINHWWELRHTPRDTLTLTQRNVYILPTPAGLAFAALLLLLLLASINDQLSLGYLLTFLLAGSGLASMHATHGTLRGLTLHLRPVNPTFAGQTATLDLRLTNPGAQRHGIGLRLAGHEHAHDVTWTDAAALTQTAARLSFVPARRGLQPVPALRAETRFPLGLFGAWTIWRPAAQVLVYPKPEEHAPPLPASFALQGHTGSSRASSGGEYEGVRAYQRGDPLKLVVWKKAAQALQTGGELVSRDTSTSVSHELWLDWAHCAGLDPEQRLSRLAAWLLRAQASGMDHGLRLPGVELGPSQGELHQRECLRALALWGTA; encoded by the coding sequence ATGGCTTCGCCCCAGCCTCCGTCGTTGCCCACCCAGCTGCCTCGCTGGGCGCTGCGCCGGCGCATCAACCACTGGTGGGAGCTGCGCCACACGCCACGCGACACGCTGACCCTGACGCAGCGAAATGTCTACATCCTGCCCACCCCGGCCGGCCTGGCCTTTGCCGCGCTGCTGCTGTTGCTGCTGCTGGCCTCCATCAACGACCAGCTGAGCCTCGGCTATCTGCTGACCTTTCTGCTCGCCGGCAGCGGCCTGGCCTCGATGCATGCCACCCACGGCACCTTGCGCGGCCTGACCCTGCATCTGCGCCCGGTCAACCCAACCTTTGCCGGCCAGACAGCAACGCTGGACCTGCGCCTGACCAACCCTGGCGCCCAGCGCCACGGCATAGGCCTGCGCCTGGCCGGCCACGAGCATGCGCACGACGTCACCTGGACCGATGCCGCGGCGTTGACGCAGACCGCGGCGCGCCTGAGCTTCGTGCCGGCACGGCGCGGCCTGCAGCCGGTGCCGGCGCTGCGCGCCGAAACACGCTTCCCGCTGGGCCTGTTCGGCGCCTGGACGATATGGCGGCCCGCGGCCCAGGTGTTGGTCTATCCCAAGCCGGAGGAGCACGCGCCGCCGCTGCCCGCCTCGTTCGCGCTGCAGGGCCACACCGGCAGCTCGCGCGCCAGCAGCGGCGGCGAATACGAGGGCGTGCGCGCCTACCAGCGCGGCGATCCGCTGAAGCTGGTGGTCTGGAAGAAGGCCGCCCAGGCGCTGCAGACCGGCGGCGAACTGGTCAGCCGCGACACCAGCACCAGTGTCAGCCACGAGTTATGGCTCGATTGGGCCCACTGCGCCGGCCTGGACCCAGAGCAGCGCCTGTCGCGCCTGGCCGCCTGGCTGCTGCGAGCCCAGGCCTCGGGCATGGATCATGGCCTGCGCCTGCCGGGCGTGGAGCTGGGCCCCAGCCAGGGCGAGCTGCATCAGCGCGAGTGTTTGCGGGCGCTGGCGCTGTGGGGAACTGCATGA
- a CDS encoding DUF3488 and transglutaminase-like domain-containing protein, whose protein sequence is MSATPVWLPRWPGWKHLPRETRDTMFLLAVIALAIAPHASHLPPWCGLITVAVLAWRARLALLGAALPGRWVLVAVLAVVVGLTFATHHTLLGREAGITLLVMLMALKTLELRARRDAFVVFFLGFFLVLTHFLYSQSLLTALLMLLTVWALLTAVVLAQMPVGHPPLRRAAWVAMRTTLYGTPAVVLLFLLFPRIGPLWGVPSETIGRTGLSNQLSLGAMSEIANDESIAMRLRFFGPRPPPEALYFRGPVLSRFDGRQWLPAEADPSLPARRPSWRTSGPRLDYELTLEPLRLKVLPLLESSDQPPGSSFMVDELRITRAPDLQWLAERTVTERLRFNTSAWLDYRAGPFRPDLALRQDVQLPPGLNPRTLTWANQLRHRPDLAQADAPALAAAVLAHIKREDFSYTLAPGRYGEDSPHVVDEFWFDRRLGFCEHFAAAFVVVMRAMDVPARVVTGFQGADPQLQDGYLIVRNSHAHAWAEYWAEGQGWIRADPTAAVAPERISISRQLQPAQGLIGGALGTVNPELWLSLRHGWENLNNRWNQWVLNYSKAQQFELMRKLGWSAPDWQALTQLIAGVIVLVALIGMAWTQWDARRRDPWERQRSRLIKILQDLGLDAEAHMGPRSLAQQLRSLRGAAAEPLAQLLEALEKQRYAQGAQRLAPQPWWRDVKAAAARLGPHPS, encoded by the coding sequence ATGAGCGCAACCCCAGTCTGGCTGCCGCGCTGGCCGGGGTGGAAGCATCTGCCGCGTGAAACGCGCGACACGATGTTCCTGCTGGCCGTCATCGCGCTGGCCATTGCCCCCCATGCCAGCCATCTGCCGCCGTGGTGCGGCCTCATCACTGTGGCCGTGCTGGCCTGGCGCGCCAGGCTGGCACTGCTCGGTGCGGCCCTGCCAGGCCGCTGGGTGCTGGTGGCAGTGCTGGCCGTCGTCGTCGGCCTGACCTTTGCCACCCACCACACGCTGCTGGGCCGTGAGGCCGGTATCACCCTCTTGGTGATGCTGATGGCGCTGAAGACCCTGGAGCTGCGCGCGCGGCGCGATGCCTTCGTCGTCTTCTTCCTCGGCTTCTTCCTGGTGCTGACGCATTTTCTGTATTCGCAGTCGCTGCTGACGGCCCTGCTGATGCTGCTGACGGTCTGGGCCCTGCTGACGGCCGTGGTGTTGGCCCAGATGCCGGTCGGCCATCCGCCGCTGCGCCGCGCCGCCTGGGTGGCGATGCGCACCACGCTGTATGGCACGCCGGCCGTGGTGCTGCTGTTCCTGCTATTTCCGCGCATCGGCCCGCTGTGGGGCGTGCCGTCCGAGACCATCGGCCGCACGGGCCTGTCCAACCAGCTGAGCCTGGGTGCGATGTCCGAGATCGCCAATGACGAGAGCATCGCGATGCGGCTGCGCTTCTTCGGCCCCCGCCCACCACCCGAGGCCCTGTACTTCCGCGGCCCGGTGCTGAGCCGCTTCGATGGCCGCCAGTGGTTGCCGGCCGAAGCCGATCCCAGTCTGCCCGCCCGCCGCCCCAGCTGGCGCACCAGCGGTCCCAGGCTGGACTACGAGCTGACCTTGGAGCCGCTGCGGCTGAAGGTGCTGCCGTTGCTGGAATCGTCGGATCAACCGCCCGGCAGCAGCTTCATGGTCGATGAGCTGCGCATCACCCGGGCGCCCGATCTGCAATGGCTGGCCGAGCGCACCGTCACCGAGAGACTGCGCTTCAATACCAGCGCCTGGCTGGACTACCGCGCCGGCCCGTTCAGGCCCGACCTGGCCCTCAGGCAGGACGTCCAGCTGCCGCCCGGGCTGAATCCGCGCACCTTGACCTGGGCGAATCAGTTGCGCCACCGGCCCGACCTGGCCCAGGCCGATGCCCCGGCCCTGGCCGCCGCGGTGCTGGCCCACATCAAGCGCGAGGACTTCAGCTACACCCTGGCCCCCGGCCGCTATGGAGAAGACTCGCCTCATGTGGTGGACGAGTTCTGGTTCGATCGCCGGCTCGGCTTCTGCGAGCATTTCGCCGCCGCCTTCGTGGTCGTGATGCGGGCCATGGACGTGCCCGCCCGTGTGGTGACCGGCTTCCAGGGCGCCGACCCGCAGCTGCAGGACGGCTATCTGATCGTGCGCAACAGCCACGCCCATGCCTGGGCCGAGTACTGGGCCGAGGGCCAGGGCTGGATCCGTGCCGACCCGACCGCCGCCGTGGCCCCCGAGCGCATCAGCATCAGCCGCCAGCTGCAGCCGGCTCAGGGTCTGATCGGCGGCGCACTGGGCACGGTCAACCCGGAGCTGTGGCTGAGCCTCAGGCACGGCTGGGAGAATCTGAACAACCGCTGGAACCAGTGGGTGCTCAACTACTCCAAGGCCCAGCAGTTCGAGCTGATGCGCAAGCTCGGCTGGAGCGCCCCGGACTGGCAGGCGCTGACCCAGCTGATTGCCGGCGTGATCGTGCTCGTCGCGCTGATCGGCATGGCCTGGACCCAATGGGACGCACGGCGGCGTGACCCCTGGGAACGGCAGCGCAGCCGCCTGATCAAGATCCTGCAAGACCTGGGCCTGGACGCTGAAGCCCATATGGGCCCGCGCAGCCTGGCACAACAGCTGCGCAGCTTGCGCGGAGCCGCGGCCGAACCGCTGGCGCAGCTGCTCGAAGCGCTGGAGAAACAACGCTATGCCCAGGGCGCACAGCGTCTGGCGCCGCAGCCCTGGTGGCGCGACGTCAAGGCCGCCGCCGCCCGGCTGGGCCCCCACCCCTCCTGA
- the mltB gene encoding lytic murein transglycosylase B, producing the protein MPILSRLLLPLTLSAFALLAPGAEAAQKKKVKAKTHAVKDAAPKPYGRREDLMRFAQELAQDQGWDVAELQQLLAQAQKHPTVQRLIMPPPAGTAKNWAAYRALFVEPRRIQAGLAFWREHEAALNRAAEQYGVPPAIVVGLIGVETFYGQIMGGFRIIDALTTLGFDFPPGRKDRTEFFREELRQFLILSKREGLDPLAVKGSYAGAMGLPQFMPGSWNRHAVDFDGSGQVDLVNSPADAIGSVAHYLAQHGWQRDLPITFDIRVPVDSSARATLLAPDILPTFSAGQMTELGAVLSEAGQQHAGPLALVELQNGEAAPSYVAGTANFYALTRYNWSSYYAMAVIALGNAIASQR; encoded by the coding sequence ATGCCCATACTGTCACGCCTGCTGCTCCCCCTCACACTCAGCGCCTTCGCCCTGCTCGCACCCGGTGCCGAGGCCGCCCAGAAAAAGAAGGTCAAGGCCAAGACCCATGCGGTCAAGGACGCTGCCCCCAAGCCCTATGGCCGGCGCGAAGACCTGATGCGCTTTGCCCAGGAGCTGGCCCAGGATCAGGGCTGGGACGTGGCCGAGCTGCAGCAGTTGCTGGCCCAGGCTCAAAAACACCCGACGGTGCAGCGTCTGATCATGCCGCCGCCGGCCGGCACGGCCAAGAACTGGGCCGCCTACCGCGCACTGTTTGTCGAGCCCAGGCGCATTCAGGCCGGACTGGCCTTCTGGCGCGAGCATGAGGCGGCGCTGAACCGTGCCGCCGAGCAGTACGGCGTGCCGCCGGCCATCGTCGTCGGCCTGATCGGTGTGGAGACTTTCTATGGCCAGATCATGGGCGGCTTTCGCATCATCGATGCATTGACCACCCTGGGCTTCGACTTCCCGCCCGGCCGCAAGGACCGCACCGAATTCTTCCGCGAGGAGCTGCGCCAGTTCCTAATACTCAGCAAGCGCGAGGGCCTGGACCCGCTGGCCGTCAAGGGCTCGTACGCGGGCGCCATGGGCCTGCCCCAGTTCATGCCCGGCAGCTGGAACCGCCATGCGGTGGACTTCGACGGCAGCGGCCAGGTCGATCTGGTCAACAGCCCGGCCGATGCGATAGGCAGCGTCGCCCACTATCTGGCCCAGCATGGCTGGCAGCGCGACCTGCCCATCACCTTCGACATCCGCGTGCCGGTGGACAGCAGCGCCCGCGCCACCTTGCTGGCGCCCGACATCCTGCCGACCTTCAGCGCCGGGCAGATGACCGAGCTGGGGGCCGTGTTGTCCGAGGCCGGCCAGCAGCATGCAGGACCGCTGGCCCTGGTGGAACTGCAGAACGGCGAGGCCGCACCCAGCTATGTGGCCGGCACGGCCAATTTCTATGCGCTGACGCGCTACAACTGGTCAAGCTACTACGCGATGGCGGTGATAGCACTGGGCAATGCGATCGCTTCACAGCGGTGA
- a CDS encoding DNA internalization-related competence protein ComEC/Rec2 — protein MASCLSSLLGMAGVQLLAELPGAAALFGLCLAALSLLGLGWRWRQPAVLVLAFALLGVGYGAWRAQLAMNQQLPSTWEGRDISLLGLVASLPQPAVGMAGDPGWRFQFEVEAVLTPGAQVPSRLLLAAYGPGEAAPSRWRVGDQWRLTVRLRRPHGLMNPHGFDYELWLLEQGLRATGTVRPNAQPLQVAAAYPVDRLRQSLRDSIYQHVPDGRAAGVLAALSLGDQAAITREDWALYRQTGIAHLMAISGLHITMFAWLFGALIGRLWRLGPGLMLWLPAPQAALWGGVAAALAYALFAGWGVPAQRTVWMLATLAVLRSQGRLWPWPLLLLAAAWVVCVIDPWALTQAGFWLSFVAVGLLMATGPDQPVAVAAQGWTVQLRHSLRSTWHTQWVATVGLAPLSLLLFQQVSVVGMAANLLAIPLVTLLITPLALLGAALPLLWQAAAWLVQALNLGLQGLATQPMAVWSVPVAPLWAQASGLLAGLLLVLPLPWRVRALGLPLALPLLWPVLPQIETGRFEVLAIDVGQGTAVLVRTREHLLLYDSGPAYAFDSNAGQRVILPLLRARGERRIDMLMLSHRDSDHVGGAASILKEFDVHALSSSLETGHPLLQGAPQPTPCLAGQRWQWDGVSFEVLHPLPEAYTAANKSNAMSCVLRVSSAQSGQSLLLTGDIEAAQEQALVARAGPALRSQVLIVPHHGSKTSSTPEFLDAVAPQTAIFQAGYRNRFGHPAPVVMARYEERQIATLTSADCGAWRWDGVNSVCERERRRRYWHAPGKDALVSPPADEPDLDARFESPL, from the coding sequence ATGGCTTCTTGTCTGTCCAGCCTGCTGGGCATGGCCGGCGTGCAGCTTCTGGCCGAACTGCCAGGTGCGGCGGCGCTGTTCGGCCTGTGTCTTGCCGCACTGTCGCTGCTTGGCCTTGGATGGCGTTGGCGCCAACCCGCGGTGCTGGTGCTGGCCTTTGCGCTGCTGGGCGTGGGCTACGGCGCCTGGCGAGCCCAGCTGGCGATGAACCAGCAGCTGCCCAGCACCTGGGAAGGGCGCGATATCTCGCTGCTGGGCCTGGTCGCCTCCTTGCCCCAGCCGGCGGTGGGCATGGCCGGAGACCCGGGCTGGCGTTTCCAGTTCGAGGTCGAAGCGGTGCTGACCCCGGGTGCCCAGGTGCCATCGCGCCTGCTGCTGGCGGCCTACGGGCCCGGCGAGGCGGCGCCGTCGCGTTGGCGCGTCGGCGACCAATGGCGGCTGACGGTGCGGCTGCGCCGGCCGCACGGCCTGATGAATCCCCATGGCTTCGACTACGAGTTGTGGCTGCTGGAGCAGGGCCTGCGAGCCACCGGCACGGTGCGGCCCAACGCCCAGCCGCTGCAAGTGGCGGCAGCCTATCCGGTGGACCGGCTGCGCCAGTCACTGCGGGACAGCATCTACCAGCATGTGCCCGATGGCCGCGCCGCCGGCGTGCTGGCGGCGCTGTCGCTGGGCGATCAGGCGGCGATCACGCGCGAGGACTGGGCGCTGTACCGCCAGACCGGCATTGCCCATCTGATGGCCATCAGCGGCCTGCATATCACCATGTTTGCCTGGCTTTTCGGCGCGCTGATCGGACGGTTGTGGCGGCTGGGGCCAGGCCTGATGCTGTGGCTGCCGGCGCCCCAGGCCGCCCTGTGGGGCGGCGTGGCGGCGGCGCTGGCCTATGCCTTGTTCGCCGGCTGGGGCGTGCCGGCGCAGCGCACGGTCTGGATGCTGGCCACCCTGGCGGTGCTGCGTTCGCAGGGGCGGCTGTGGCCCTGGCCGCTGCTGTTGCTGGCCGCTGCCTGGGTGGTCTGCGTGATCGACCCCTGGGCACTGACCCAGGCGGGCTTCTGGTTGTCCTTCGTCGCGGTGGGTCTGTTGATGGCCACCGGCCCGGACCAGCCGGTTGCGGTGGCCGCCCAGGGATGGACGGTGCAGCTGCGGCACAGCCTGCGCAGCACCTGGCACACGCAATGGGTGGCCACCGTGGGCCTGGCGCCGCTGAGCCTGCTGCTGTTCCAGCAGGTCTCGGTGGTCGGCATGGCAGCCAATTTGCTGGCTATACCGCTGGTCACCCTGCTCATCACCCCGCTGGCGCTGCTGGGCGCGGCGCTACCCCTGCTGTGGCAGGCGGCCGCCTGGCTGGTACAGGCACTGAATCTGGGCTTGCAAGGATTGGCAACTCAGCCGATGGCCGTCTGGTCGGTGCCGGTGGCGCCGCTGTGGGCCCAGGCCAGCGGCCTGCTGGCCGGCTTGCTGCTGGTGCTGCCGCTGCCCTGGCGCGTGCGCGCGCTGGGCCTGCCGCTGGCCTTGCCCCTGCTGTGGCCGGTGTTGCCGCAAATCGAGACGGGCCGCTTCGAGGTGCTGGCCATCGATGTGGGCCAGGGCACGGCTGTGCTGGTGCGCACGCGCGAGCATCTGCTGCTGTACGACAGCGGTCCGGCCTATGCCTTTGACAGCAATGCCGGCCAGCGCGTGATCCTGCCGCTGCTGCGTGCCCGTGGTGAGCGCCGCATCGACATGCTGATGCTCAGCCATCGCGACAGCGATCATGTCGGCGGGGCGGCCAGCATCCTGAAGGAGTTCGATGTCCATGCCTTGAGCAGCTCGCTGGAGACCGGGCATCCGTTGCTGCAGGGGGCGCCGCAACCCACGCCTTGCCTGGCAGGGCAGCGGTGGCAGTGGGATGGGGTCAGTTTTGAAGTCCTGCACCCGCTGCCGGAGGCCTACACCGCGGCGAACAAGTCGAACGCGATGTCCTGCGTGCTGCGGGTCAGCAGCGCGCAAAGCGGCCAGAGCCTGCTGCTCACCGGCGACATCGAGGCGGCGCAGGAGCAAGCCCTGGTGGCCCGTGCTGGCCCCGCGCTGCGCAGCCAGGTGCTGATCGTGCCCCATCACGGCAGCAAGACCTCGTCCACGCCGGAATTCCTCGATGCGGTTGCGCCGCAGACGGCGATTTTCCAGGCGGGCTATCGCAACCGTTTCGGCCATCCGGCGCCCGTGGTGATGGCGCGCTACGAAGAACGGCAGATCGCGACGCTGACCAGTGCCGACTGCGGTGCCTGGCGCTGGGATGGCGTGAACAGCGTGTGCGAGCGCGAGCGCCGGCGGCGCTACTGGCATGCGCCGGGGAAGGATGCTCTCGTATCGCCGCCCGCAGATGAGCCAGACTTGGACGCCCGGTTCGAATCACCGCTGTGA
- a CDS encoding RidA family protein produces the protein MSNVYDRLKSLGIELPPVAAPAAAYVPFVQTGNLVFLSGHIAKKDGKPWVGQLGKNVDTATGKLAARAVAIDLLGTLHAAIGDLNRVTRIVKLMSLVNSTGDFTEQHLVTNGCSELLAEIFGDKGSHARAAYGVAQVPMGACVEIDMIAEVSAA, from the coding sequence ATGTCCAACGTTTACGACCGTCTCAAGTCCCTCGGCATCGAACTGCCGCCCGTCGCCGCACCGGCAGCCGCCTATGTGCCTTTTGTGCAGACCGGCAATCTGGTCTTTCTGTCCGGCCATATTGCCAAGAAGGACGGCAAGCCCTGGGTGGGCCAGCTCGGCAAGAACGTGGACACCGCCACCGGCAAGCTGGCCGCACGCGCGGTCGCCATCGACCTGCTGGGCACGCTGCACGCGGCCATTGGCGATCTGAACCGCGTCACCCGCATCGTCAAGCTGATGAGCCTGGTCAACAGCACCGGCGACTTCACCGAACAGCATCTGGTCACCAACGGCTGCTCCGAGCTGCTGGCCGAAATCTTCGGCGACAAGGGCAGCCATGCCCGCGCGGCCTACGGCGTGGCCCAGGTACCGATGGGGGCCTGCGTCGAGATCGACATGATTGCAGAAGTGAGCGCAGCTTGA
- a CDS encoding disulfide bond formation protein B — MSLGDLLKGRRLLALICLGSLAAVGAALVAQHLFDVKPCPWCVLQRLIFLAVAAVAGIGWLAGRIRAAQVLAFGLIAVLALGGVAAAYYQHEVASQMASCAMTFADRVLTALSLESAVPPLFMVTASCSEASQYRLLGLPYEIWSGLLYALTLVLAVMALRSKR, encoded by the coding sequence TTGAGCCTGGGTGACCTTCTCAAGGGCCGGCGCCTGCTGGCGTTGATCTGCCTGGGCAGCCTGGCCGCCGTCGGGGCGGCCTTGGTGGCCCAGCATCTGTTCGATGTGAAGCCCTGCCCCTGGTGCGTGCTGCAGCGGTTGATCTTCTTGGCTGTTGCTGCGGTGGCCGGCATCGGGTGGCTCGCTGGCCGGATTCGCGCTGCGCAGGTCCTGGCATTTGGCTTGATCGCCGTGCTGGCACTGGGCGGCGTGGCCGCGGCCTACTACCAGCACGAGGTGGCGTCGCAGATGGCCTCTTGCGCGATGACCTTTGCCGACCGCGTGCTGACCGCGCTGTCGCTGGAGTCGGCCGTGCCGCCGCTGTTCATGGTCACAGCCTCGTGCAGCGAAGCTTCGCAATATCGTCTGCTGGGCCTGCCCTACGAGATCTGGAGCGGCCTGTTGTATGCGCTGACCCTGGTGCTGGCCGTGATGGCCCTGCGCAGCAAGCGCTGA